A section of the Cryobacterium soli genome encodes:
- a CDS encoding glycosyltransferase yields MTDLPAFSLLLPVYHGDNAAHLRRSFLSTVNDQTLRPSEVVLVEDGPVGAELTAEIAGLIDSSPVPVIHVRISENAGLAKALTTGLAACTHDIVARMDADDISLPERFAVQIPLIAAGHELVGSGMCEFSEDEAGVEIQGAQRNPPTTPADIARYARFHDPFNHPTVVYTKSAVARAGGYAPLGLMEDYWLFARMIADGAVTRNTSERLVKYRVSSGAYKRRGGLRLLASELQLQRAFRRSGFTSTGQFARNVLVRGGYRLIPESVRRYFYRTIILHTRSD; encoded by the coding sequence ATGACGGATCTGCCCGCATTCTCCTTGCTGTTGCCCGTGTACCACGGCGACAACGCCGCACATCTGCGGCGCTCCTTCCTCAGCACGGTGAACGATCAGACTCTCCGCCCCTCCGAGGTCGTGCTGGTCGAAGACGGGCCGGTCGGGGCGGAGCTCACCGCGGAGATCGCCGGCCTGATCGATTCGTCGCCGGTTCCGGTCATCCACGTGCGGATCAGTGAGAACGCCGGCCTGGCCAAGGCACTGACCACGGGCCTGGCCGCGTGCACCCACGACATCGTTGCGCGCATGGACGCGGACGACATCTCGCTCCCCGAACGATTCGCGGTGCAGATCCCCCTCATCGCTGCCGGTCACGAGCTGGTCGGCTCGGGAATGTGCGAGTTCAGCGAGGACGAAGCCGGCGTGGAGATCCAGGGGGCACAACGCAATCCCCCGACGACGCCGGCCGACATCGCCCGGTACGCGAGGTTCCATGACCCGTTCAACCACCCGACAGTGGTCTACACCAAGTCGGCCGTTGCGCGCGCGGGCGGTTATGCGCCGCTGGGACTGATGGAGGACTACTGGCTCTTCGCGCGCATGATCGCCGATGGCGCCGTGACCAGGAACACCAGTGAGCGTCTCGTCAAGTACCGGGTGAGTTCCGGAGCCTACAAACGTCGCGGCGGTCTCAGGCTGCTGGCCAGCGAACTCCAGTTGCAACGCGCCTTCCGCCGGTCCGGCTTCACCTCGACCGGCCAGTTCGCACGTAATGTGCTGGTTCGCGGCGGGTACCGGCTGATTCCCGAGTCGGTGCGCCGGTACTTCTATCGCACCATCATTCTGCATACCCGCTCGGACTAG
- the glf gene encoding UDP-galactopyranose mutase, whose product MTVDLVVVGSGFFGLTIAERVATELDLKVVVIDQRSHIGGNAYSAPEPETGIEVHQYGAHLFHTSNEPVWEYVNRFTKFTNYEHRVFTNFGGEVYPLPINLGTINQFFRAAHSPAEARALIAGQAAEFSTGEAQNLEEKAISLIGRPLYEAFIRDYTAKQWQTSPTELPAEIISRLPVRYNYDNRYFNDTHEGLPVDGYTAWIERMADHPNIEVRLNTDFFDETQEINRASVVGRIPVVYTGPVDRYFDYQGGELTWRTLDFEQEVLPIGDYQGTPVMNYADATVPYTRIHEFRHFHPERAHYPTDKTVIMREFSRAATRADEPYYPINTAQDRESLLTYRALQSGEPEVFFGGRLGTYKYLDMHMAIGSALTMYENKLKPLFSGRTR is encoded by the coding sequence ATGACGGTTGACCTCGTAGTCGTTGGATCCGGCTTTTTCGGACTGACCATCGCCGAGCGGGTGGCGACCGAACTGGACCTCAAGGTCGTGGTGATCGACCAGCGCAGCCACATCGGCGGCAACGCCTACAGCGCGCCGGAGCCGGAGACCGGAATCGAGGTGCACCAGTACGGTGCCCACCTCTTCCACACCTCCAATGAGCCGGTGTGGGAGTACGTGAACCGGTTCACCAAGTTCACGAACTATGAGCACCGGGTGTTCACCAATTTCGGCGGCGAGGTCTATCCCCTGCCGATCAACCTGGGCACGATCAACCAGTTCTTCCGTGCGGCGCACTCTCCCGCCGAGGCCCGTGCGCTGATCGCCGGCCAGGCCGCCGAGTTCTCGACCGGTGAAGCGCAGAACCTCGAAGAGAAGGCCATCTCCCTGATCGGCCGCCCGCTCTACGAGGCGTTCATCCGCGACTACACGGCCAAGCAGTGGCAGACCTCCCCCACCGAGCTTCCCGCGGAGATCATCAGCCGCCTCCCCGTGCGGTACAACTACGACAACCGCTACTTCAACGACACCCACGAGGGACTGCCGGTGGACGGCTACACGGCGTGGATCGAGCGCATGGCCGACCACCCCAACATCGAAGTCCGTCTCAACACCGACTTCTTCGACGAGACCCAGGAGATCAATCGCGCGTCCGTCGTGGGCCGCATCCCTGTGGTGTACACCGGTCCGGTCGACCGGTACTTCGACTACCAGGGTGGCGAACTCACCTGGCGCACGCTCGATTTCGAGCAGGAAGTGCTCCCGATCGGGGACTACCAGGGCACACCGGTGATGAACTACGCGGACGCCACGGTGCCGTACACCCGTATCCACGAGTTCCGTCATTTCCACCCGGAGCGGGCGCACTACCCGACCGACAAGACCGTCATCATGCGGGAGTTCTCCCGCGCCGCCACCCGCGCCGACGAACCGTACTACCCGATCAACACCGCCCAGGACCGGGAGAGCCTGCTCACCTACCGCGCGCTGCAGAGCGGTGAACCCGAGGTGTTCTTCGGCGGCCGTCTGGGGACCTACAAGTATCTGGACATGCACATGGCGATCGGTTCCGCCCTCACCATGTACGAAAACAAACTGAAGCCGCTCTTCAGCGGACGCACCCGCTAA
- a CDS encoding glycosyltransferase has product MTQPIVLQKIVFPSTTDPDVTPLYVDPDEWSQVVRSRKHPGRGPDDIESTSLRLTHHNVAPMLEGRRGLKPGLHERVSLGTYFNAFPASYWRRWTTINGVRLSVSTVGAGDIIVYRSNARGVIQMVDSASVDTEGTTTFDLGFDYFIDGGWYWFDVVSRSDDFALTEAEWQAPPALNLVESGKKLTIAITTLNRTSYCVELLSTIASDPDALAGIDAVIVVDQGTQKVRDEPRFAEAEAALGGRLRVIDQINAGGSGGFSRGMLETISAGTSDYVMLLDDDVVAEPEGIRRALTFARLCTSPTIVGGHMFDMYDKTKLHAFAESIDTYNFLWGPVTPSRHDFGASNLRQTTWIHQRFDVAYNGWWMSLIPVEIIREVGLSLPVFIKWDDAEFSLRAQEHGYSTVSLPGAAVWHVSWVDKDDSRDWQAFYHARNRLVAALLHSPHAHGGRLALSNLASDVRHLLTMDYYTVKLRQLAYESVLAGPGALHTELTSRLPQIRALAKNYRESSLVGDLGQFDNFPSTSYVGNDDSPVRGIKVFRFLLKNFVRHGLKKPHAGSADRPDVHLSRAAPWWIVPSFDSVAITNAEGSGVAWHVRDRAKFRSLLWSSVTKNLRYRRNWSRLSEAYRAELPTITSEASWRKTLGVTDSAPAAQPSGTPAG; this is encoded by the coding sequence ATGACCCAGCCCATCGTGCTGCAAAAGATCGTCTTCCCGTCCACCACCGACCCCGATGTGACTCCGTTGTACGTCGACCCTGACGAGTGGAGCCAGGTCGTGCGGTCACGCAAGCACCCTGGCCGGGGCCCGGATGACATCGAGTCGACCTCTCTGCGGCTGACCCACCACAACGTGGCACCCATGCTCGAGGGCAGGAGGGGCCTGAAGCCCGGGCTGCACGAGCGGGTCTCCCTCGGCACCTATTTCAACGCCTTCCCGGCCAGCTACTGGCGACGCTGGACCACCATCAACGGCGTGCGCCTGAGCGTGTCGACTGTCGGCGCCGGCGACATCATCGTGTACCGCTCCAACGCACGCGGTGTGATCCAGATGGTCGATTCGGCGTCTGTCGACACCGAAGGCACGACCACCTTCGACCTCGGCTTCGACTACTTCATCGACGGCGGTTGGTACTGGTTCGACGTGGTGTCGCGCAGCGACGATTTCGCGCTCACCGAAGCCGAATGGCAGGCGCCGCCCGCCCTGAACCTCGTCGAATCCGGCAAGAAGCTCACCATCGCCATCACCACGCTGAACCGCACCTCGTACTGCGTTGAGCTGCTGAGCACCATCGCGTCCGACCCCGACGCGCTCGCGGGCATCGATGCCGTGATCGTGGTCGACCAGGGCACGCAGAAGGTTCGCGACGAGCCCCGTTTCGCCGAGGCCGAGGCCGCGCTGGGCGGGCGTCTGCGCGTGATCGACCAGATCAACGCCGGCGGGTCGGGTGGGTTCTCCCGCGGCATGCTCGAAACCATCAGTGCCGGAACCTCCGACTACGTCATGCTGCTCGACGACGACGTGGTGGCCGAGCCCGAAGGCATCCGCCGCGCGCTCACCTTCGCCCGGCTCTGCACGTCACCGACCATCGTCGGCGGCCACATGTTCGATATGTACGACAAGACCAAGCTGCACGCTTTCGCCGAGTCGATCGACACCTACAACTTCCTCTGGGGTCCCGTCACGCCGAGCCGGCACGACTTCGGTGCGTCCAACCTGCGCCAGACCACCTGGATTCACCAGCGTTTCGACGTTGCGTACAACGGATGGTGGATGAGCCTGATTCCGGTGGAGATCATCCGCGAAGTCGGATTGTCGCTGCCCGTGTTCATCAAGTGGGACGACGCCGAGTTCTCCCTCCGCGCCCAGGAGCACGGCTACTCCACCGTGAGCCTGCCCGGTGCTGCCGTCTGGCACGTGTCCTGGGTCGACAAGGACGACTCCCGGGACTGGCAGGCGTTCTACCACGCCCGCAACCGCCTCGTCGCGGCGCTGCTGCACTCGCCGCATGCTCACGGCGGGCGTTTGGCGCTGAGCAACCTTGCCAGCGACGTGCGTCACCTGCTCACCATGGACTATTACACCGTCAAGCTGCGCCAGCTCGCCTACGAGAGCGTTCTCGCCGGGCCGGGCGCGCTGCACACGGAGCTGACCTCCCGTCTGCCCCAGATTCGCGCCCTGGCGAAGAACTACCGCGAATCGTCGCTCGTGGGCGACTTGGGACAGTTCGACAACTTCCCCAGCACGTCATACGTGGGCAACGATGACAGCCCGGTGCGCGGCATCAAGGTCTTCAGGTTCCTGCTCAAGAACTTCGTGCGGCACGGCCTGAAGAAGCCACACGCCGGCAGCGCCGACCGGCCGGACGTGCACCTCTCTCGCGCCGCTCCGTGGTGGATCGTGCCGAGCTTCGACAGTGTGGCGATCACCAACGCCGAAGGATCCGGCGTTGCCTGGCACGTGCGCGACCGCGCCAAGTTCCGGTCGTTGCTCTGGTCGAGCGTCACGAAGAACCTGCGCTACCGGCGCAACTGGAGCCGCCTGAGCGAGGCCTACCGCGCCGAACTCCCCACCATCACGTCAGAAGCGTCGTGGCGGAAGACTCTCGGAGTCACCGACAGCGCCCCTGCGGCCCAGCCGTCCGGCACCCCCGCGGGCTAG
- a CDS encoding ABC transporter permease has product MTQSTSSPELDGFVKPGQGSGLVDVFRRRYLLTLLVRKEVQVRYRGSVLGWLWSYVKPVTQFLVFFIALGVFLQLNGTIPNYPVYLFSGLILVNLFSEAFSNGTRSLVDNAALIKKIYLPRELFPVSSTLVALVNFLPQVLVLGVVCLFVGWRPNVVQILGILLGLTIIVVLAMGLSLLFGSVNVSFRDAENFVELIVLVATWASPVLYQVAVVAKVLPEWLMVIYQLNPLTAAVQLMHAGFWLPTTNGTGQLPNNLIAYGLFALIISLAILAIGQFVFRKLERRFAQDL; this is encoded by the coding sequence GTGACCCAATCCACGTCGTCGCCGGAGCTGGACGGATTCGTCAAGCCCGGCCAGGGGTCAGGTTTGGTCGACGTCTTCCGACGTCGGTACCTGCTGACACTGCTTGTACGCAAAGAAGTCCAGGTGCGCTATCGAGGGTCTGTGCTCGGCTGGCTCTGGTCGTACGTCAAGCCGGTCACCCAGTTCCTGGTGTTCTTCATCGCGCTCGGCGTCTTCCTGCAGCTCAACGGAACGATCCCGAATTACCCGGTGTACCTGTTCTCGGGCCTGATCCTGGTCAACCTGTTCAGCGAGGCGTTCAGCAACGGCACCAGGTCGCTGGTGGACAACGCGGCTCTCATCAAGAAGATCTACCTGCCCCGGGAACTCTTCCCGGTGTCATCGACTCTGGTGGCGCTGGTCAACTTCTTGCCGCAGGTCCTGGTGCTCGGGGTCGTGTGCCTCTTCGTCGGCTGGCGCCCCAATGTGGTGCAGATTCTGGGAATCCTCCTCGGACTCACGATCATCGTTGTTCTGGCGATGGGCCTGAGCTTGTTGTTCGGTTCGGTGAACGTCTCCTTCCGCGACGCCGAGAACTTCGTGGAACTCATCGTGCTCGTGGCAACGTGGGCGTCGCCGGTGCTGTACCAGGTGGCCGTGGTCGCCAAGGTGCTGCCTGAGTGGCTGATGGTCATCTATCAGCTCAATCCTCTGACCGCCGCCGTGCAGCTGATGCACGCCGGTTTCTGGTTGCCCACCACCAATGGCACGGGTCAGCTGCCGAACAATCTGATCGCCTATGGTCTCTTCGCCCTGATCATCTCGCTCGCCATCCTGGCGATCGGACAGTTCGTCTTCCGGAAATTGGAGCGCCGTTTTGCCCAGGACCTCTGA